In Lacinutrix sp. Bg11-31, the DNA window AAATTAAAGGTTTGTGTTAAACCTGTTAAAGGAATTGGTGCTCCTAAAAATGCAGTTTGCACAATATCTTGACTATTAAAAATAGCTGGTCTTGGTTGCGCAATATTACCTAATTTTTCATATTTTAGTTCGTCAATCCAAAAAGTGTAACCACCTTCATCATCAGCATTTTCTGCACCTTCTGCATACCAAAACATTCCACCTGCCTCTATTAATTTTGAAGGATCAGGTATTGGTATAATATATTTAGTCCAAACTGTTGATATTTGTAAATTTTGAACAGTAACTTGATATTTATTATCTGTATTGCCATCGATACCAAAACCAATTTCGTTAATATCTGCACCTTGAGACGCTTTTGCCCAAAATGTTAATGCATCGAAGCCAGATAAATCTCGTGGTCCTAAACTTGGAAAAGTTGCTCCTCCATAATTAACTCCAAAACTAGGTATATCGAATCGCATAGATGCTGATCCTTGATACGTTTCGTCTTCCTCTACAGAAAAAGCCTCTAAAAAAGAACCTGTAAAAGGAAAGTAATCTAAACCTCCAACAAACCCATCAATAAAAACATCTCCATTTGTAGGATATGTTGCAAATTCTACATCGCTTGACGGCTCTCTTTCGCAACCTAATATTGAGATGAAAAGAAGTCCAAAAAAGGCTGCTTTTTTTAAAAAAGTATATGTTCTATTTTTCATATCTATTTGCTTTTTATTTTCCAATGTTAATATGTATGTATGTTCTAATTTCCCATTCGCTACCATTACCAAACCCAACTGGACTTAATATAGGTGAAGTTGAAAACTCTGAAGCTGTGTTATTAGGAGTGTATCTAGGCGAATATTCGTCTAGCGAACGCCAAGTTCCACGAATTCCAATTTTTGTATCTGGCAAAACAAACCAGCCTGGCTTACCTAATGTTGTAGATATATCTAACATTGTTTGTAATGGATAGGTAAGGTTGTAATCGCGATGATAATCAAATGGTCCCCAATCGTTTAATTTAAGTTCGTGAACAATTTTTATTTTTTTATAGATAACTCTAATATCTCCTCCAAAACGATTGATCAATCTTTCGTCGCTTCCGTTTGCTTGTCCGTTACCTGTATAAAAATTTGCTATAAGTCCTAAATCTGGACTTACCTTAGAAACTATTCTGGTATTTATTTCCCATAAATCTTCGGCTGGTGCAGCATTAGGGAAGGCAAATGCTGTTCTATTGGCTAAAAAGCCAATTGCAGCATCTTGAGCAGTTGGGTGGTGACGATATACAAAACCAAGATTCATTGCAAATTTAGCATCCTCTGCTCTATCATTATCCCATTCGTACATCCAAGTTCCTGGTGTTGGATCGTAAGTCAATAAAAGTTCTCCTGCAGTTGTTTCTCTATTTGCTCTAACGGCAAATGGATCGTCTTGAATATTTCTTAATCTACCTGTTCCATTAACATCGTTAGGCATTGCTGCAACAATTGGTTTTTGCCATAAAAAATTTGGAGCTATTTGAAAATTACCAAAAGAATAAGTAAATCCAGAAAGGAAGTTTGTTTGATTACCACTTCCTGAATCCTTTAGTCTCCAACCAGTAAATGTTTGTGTTTGGTCTCCACCTCCATTAGCAACTAATCCCATTACAGATCCTTGGCCATACCAATTAAATCGTCCTTTTTGGTAGGTTAGTTTTGCTTTGGCTCCCCAATTATCTTCGTTATTAATTTTATCTGTATAAATTATATAATTACCAGATTCTCCTTCTGCAAACTGAAATTCTCTGCCATTTAAAGGTTGTCCTCCCCAAATACCACCTAATTCTACTCCTATATTACCAAAATCCCTTTTTACATGTAATGTTGCTCTACGTGTTTTTGGTAATGGTACAGCTATAGAAGTTACAGCTTCACCTACATCATCAATATCTTCATGATACACTCCTGTAACATCATATTTCCCAAATGTTTTACTATATTTTAATAGAAACGCAGGATTGGCTCCCCACCACAATTGTGGCCCGAAAGCTGCTTTTAATCCTTTTAATCCTTTTTTAGCATCTATTTCTATACCCGAAATTTCTCCATTATAGATATCTAAATTTGGTCCGTAATTTGCTTCTGGATATAAACCGAAGAAATCTCCTTCGTAACCCCAATGATAGTGTCCTGTTCTATAAAAACCTCTAACATCTGCTTCTTTACCATTCCACTCGAATTCTGCATTATAAACTTGTAATCTATTTAAATCGCTAAGATTAAGATTACCATCGTCTGTATTTACCGATCTTGACTGTCCTCTATTCTCATAAAAGATTTCATCTATAGGATTAGTTGCTACATTACCTAGAATATTAACGTTTACATTTGCTCTCATGTTTGGAGCAGGATTTGCTTCTACACCAATATAATAAGATTGCATATGATCGAATCCTAATTGACTTGGAGACGCATTTGGGTTTTCTGGATCTTGATTATCTGGTGTTGTTAATAAAGAACCACCTGTATTATAAGTTGTAAATTCTGCTCTTAGATTACTAAGTTTGATTTTATCGCTACTTGCTCCTTTTAAAGCTGCTTTATCACCACGCGCTCTTAAAACGGCGTCCATTAAATTAATATTATTAAAATGATTACTGATAAAATCTTGATCTACACCATCTATATATGGATTAATTTGATGCGCTTCTTTTAAAGAGTAATATGCAGCTCTTGGATATAAATCATATAAACCTCTATCGTTTGTTTGCCCTTTAGCACAGATACCAAACCACTCTTCATTCATGTTATTTTCTCCTGGTGCTAAATCTCTTGAATATCCACCATTTGCCCACGAAGCATTGTTATCGTGAACCTCTAAGTTTTTTGTTTGTCCATATTTCCACCAACCATCACTAAACTGAAAAGTAAAACCTCCAATTGAGTTTCCTGATTTACCTAAACCAGCAGCATTCTCGTAAATCTCTCTCCAATTACCAACCATATAATAGGCTTGCGATTCTTGATCTTCATCATTATTTATAGCATTAAATGCATCAGCTCCAAATTCTGTAAAAAGAATAGGTTTATTTAATTTGTTTTTAACCTCTTCAAAAGCATCACCAAAAGAAACACCTCGATACATGTTTGTTCCATAAATGTCTACATCTTTACATTCTTCAGCTACAATATCTGAAAACAATAAATCTCCGTTACATATTGCAACTGGATGCGAACCATCTATAGATTTTATTTTCAATGCAGCATCATTCATTAGCTTATACATTGGTCTTCCACGCTTTTCGCCAACAGCTTTTCTTTTTTCTTCTTCATCTGGAAAATCTTCAGTTTCTGCACCTGCCCAAAATAAACCGTAATTATTTTCGTTTCCTAATAGAAACATTAATAAACCTGGAGTGTTTTTATATTGTTCGGCAAGTTCTGTTACTTCATTCAACAACATCGCTTGTGTTTTCTGGTCTCTATAATCTGTTACAGGAACCCAAACCCCATCTATGGTTAAACCATAACGACCAAAAGAATGATTAAGCATGGTGTGAATACCATAATTTTCGTAGATATATTTAATCCATTTTGGTTGCACTCCTGTATATTGACGAATTGCATTAACTCCCATATTTTTAAGAAGTCCCATTTCTTTATCTAGTGCAGCTTTTATAACATCGTCTGATTGTTTCCATAAACTATATGAATAATTTTTACCAATTGGAACATAGCCCCAATTCATTCCATTAATCATGAAGTCCTCTCCATTAACTACTAATTTCATACCGTCACTATTCTTTTGAACAGTTACTTTATCTGCCTGAGCAAATACCGATGATGCAGAAATTAAAATTAGAATAATTCTAAAAATGTTCTTCCTCATATGTATTGTTTTTTAGTTTGGTTTTTAGCCATATTAGATTTAAAATTAAAAACTGTGCTTTTATTGAACGTAAATTTAACTTTATTAGTTGCTGATTTGCCAAAACATACCGCTACAAAAAACATACATCGCAAAATAAAGAGTAAAATATTGCGAATTCAGCACCGTACATTAGAAACAATGCGACTTTTAGAGTATCGAAAATGTTTAAATATTTTTATAAAATCATTTACAAAATGATAATGTTGTGGTAATGTATAGGTGCTTTGGCTTAGTGTTGTGTACTTATAACTCGATGATGTAGTTCGCTAAGCTTGTTTCGTGAGGTAAATTCATTTTCTTTCGTAAACGATAACGTTTTACTTCAACACTTCTTGGAGAGATATTTAGCAAAGGTGCTATTTCTTTAGAAGATAGATTTAATCTAAGATACGCACATAATTTAAGATCATTTGGTGTTAATGTACTGTGTACTGTTTTTAATTTTTTAAGAAAATCTTTATCAGCATTATTAAAGGCTTCTTGAAAAAACTTCCAATCGTCTGTAGTGTTTATATTTTTATCAATTATTTTAATTACAGACTTAATATTAGCATCAGAACCTTTACTGTTTAGTTCCGTTTTAATACTATTTAAGAATTCGTTCTTTTTAATCAAACTCATAGTAGCTATAGCAAGCTCCCTGCTTTTACTTTCTATGTCTTGATGTAATTGTTGGTTTTTAAATTGCATTTGCTGTTGCTTATTTTCCAACTCTTTATGCTCTAAATCTCGTTGAGCTTTACTTAATATTTTCTCTCTTTGTCTTTTATGATAGTTATTAAAAAAATAATGCAACAAAAGGATTAATAAAATAGCACTAAGAACATAAATTATAACTGCAACATTAGAAGCATACCAAGTTTTGTTGATATAAAATTGATAGGTTGAAGTGTTTTTTGAAACATTTTCACCTACTCTCGCTCTAACATTAAAGGTGTAATCTCCTGATGGTAAATTTTTATATAACACTTTAGGTTCTGTGGTCCAATCGCTCCATTCGTTATATATCCCAAGCAATTGATGCTGATATTCTGTAACCTTAAATTTATTAAACTGAGTTAAGCAGTAAGTAAACTCAATATTGTTTTCATAAGGTTCTAAATCGGCAGATTCTAATATACTTAAAGATTTAGATTTACCATTAGACTTACTGCTTGCTATGGTTTTTAATGCAATAGTTTCTTTTGTATTTTCAAATCTATTTATATCAAAAATTAAGTACCCAGAATTGGTGCCAAAAAGATATTTACTACCATTAACATGAATAATATTCTCATAACTAATTACACTATTCCTAAAACTTGTGGGTAATGCAATTTCTTTAATCTCTGGCTTGTTTGATAGTTTCCCTGGCTTTACATGAATAATATCAGTTTTTGTAAATCCCCAAAGTGTGTTAGATTCTAAATCGTGAATTAATTTACCAGACGTATAGTTTTCCGGCTTAAAAGATCTGCTTATTAAGCTGTCAATCAAGAACTTGTCTTCATTAAAATTATACTTATAAAAGCCTTCTCTAAACACATAATACACACCATTATTATACTTAAACAAACTAGAATGCAACCCTTTACTAACCGATTTAATATCTATGGTTTTAACATTTGTAAAAGCATCATCTACATCAATTTTATATACACCTTTGTATTCGTGATTAACAAAAATAGTTGTACTATCAACTAATTCGAAAAAACGCGAAGAAATATCGAAACCTTCAATTTTATTTTTAAAACTCCAAACACCATTTTCTTTTTCAAGAATATTTAAACCATTATAATTACCTTGTAATAGTAAGTTAGGTTTTCCTTTAATAGTTTTTATAGACCACGTCCCTTTAGCATTTGAAATGTTTTTAGCCTGATTTCCTACTATTAAATAAGTACCAGAATTATGACCACAAAACAATTGTTTGTCTATTATTTGTAAACACCAAACTTGACCTTGAGTACCTTCAATAAAACGAAATGATTGCGTTGCATTATTAACGTCTCTATAAAACAAACCTTGATTTGTACCTAAATACAAATTGCCGTTATATATTGCTGAAGCATAAACGGAACCTAATTGTCCTTTAGAATCATAAAATATCTTTATTGGAGATTTACTATTAATACAATTAATACCATTATCTAAACCTAGCCAGATGTTACTATCTACATCCTCGAAAACAGAAAGCACAGTATTATTACTTAAGCCTAAATTTTGATTTATTTCATGTACTAATTCTCCATTTTTATCTAATATAATAACTCCGTTAGAAATGGTCCCAAAAGCAAATCCACCATCTTTAAGTTTAATACTACTATACAAGCTATAGTTAGACAATGTTTTATTAATCTCTTTATCCCATGGAGATAAAGTGCCTTTGTAAAATTCGAAAACACCTTTGTTTTCTGTTTGTACCAAAAGTTTACCTTGATAACTAAAAATATTTATTATACTATTTTCTCTTACACTATTATGGTCAATAAAAATAGATTTCTTGCCATTAACAATTTTATAAATACCTATGTCTAGGTCTTGAAAATAAATAGCATTATCTACTTTAAACAGTTTGGTTATAGTAGATTCTGATTCTATTATTCTAAAACTCTCATCTATAGTGTTATAAATATAAATTCGATTTAAAGAACTAAACAGCAGCCAATTATCTAAATTTATTATTTGCCAAAACTGTTCGTCTTCTATTAAAGAAAATTGTTTATTCTTAGAAAGTGAAGTGTATTCTAAAATGCCAAAGTTGTTTTTTAACCAAAAACCGAACTCCATATAGCAACCTGTATAAATTTTATTACCAACAACTTTTACTGAGCGTAAAATAGTTTCATTTGGAGAGTTATACCTTGTCCATTTAGCACCATTATATTCTAAAAGACCAACATTGTTAGCAACATATATTGTTTTGTCTTGCGCTTGAGAAATTGCCCAATTCTGGCTCTCACCATTATATTGTTGTGGTGTAAATACATTTATTGGTGGTAATTCTTGAGCTTCTAATTGATGAAAAAACAATACAGAAGTCAGTAATAATGATATATAGTGTTTTAAATACATAACAGAGTGTTGTTATGCAATATACAACTTTGTATGGTTATTAATTAATGAAATTAAATAACCATACAAAAATCATAATTAAATTTAAAAAAATGTTGGATTTAATTAATCCAACATTGAGAATCTATATACTTAAAAACTCTTATTAATCTCAATTAAGCTAAAAATTAGTCGCGTTTAAACTTTTTAAGCAACGTGTAATACTGGTTTTTAAAAGCACTAAAATCTTCAATTAATAAGATATAACTCTCTCGCTTTTGTTCGTGAACTTTTAGTCGGTTTAAATCGTATTCTGTTTTACTATATTCAAGTTCTGTATTAAGTTCTTGCTTATACTTACAAAAACATGCCATTAACATTACATTTTTTCTACGCATTGCAAGAATTGCACTAGAAACCGAAACGTTTTTTAATAGTTGTTTTTCTATCACACTTAAGTGATCTAGTTCTGTATTAAAAGCTTCCAAAACGTTATGCAAAGAACATAACTCGTTTAAATCCTTTTTAATACAAAGCCTTCTGTGTAAATCTATTTTATGTAATGTTACCAAATTAATGCGTTTAGTTTAAACTAATTAGCTTTTCACAAAAGCAAATTTGCCTTGTATGTTACTAAAAAACTCATCTTTAAGCTTTCTATATTTATCTAAATGGTATAGGTAGTTTCTTCTATAGCTTTCGTGCTCAGTAATGTAAACCATATCACACTCTGTATCTTCACATTCTACAATATTAGATCTGGAGTTTGAATACTTTTTAAGAGCATTAAAAAGTGCTTCGTTTTCTATCTCTTTTTTTTCGAATCGTACAATAGTACTATTGTTATTTTCACTTTCATAATAATTGTAAATTATTAATATCTACAAATTTACTTTTACTTATTATACAGTGAATAAAAAATCTATAAAGTATTATTATAATACTATTTAAGATTTATATAAACATCTTTTTAGGATATAAAAACACAAAAAACGTATTATAAAAAAAGAGATCGAAACTACATCTTTTTAGGTATGCAATTTCGATCTCTTTTAATATAACTTTGGAATATGTTCTCTTATTTAATATACTTCGTCAGTATCTTATTAAGAAGTCTTACGTCTTTATCCTTTTCACGACTTAAGTTCTTTTTGTTATCACATTCGAATAAAGAATAATCGATTTCAATTAAATTGATGCTCTTTTTTTCAAGAATATCTCTTCGTCTTTTATTGTATCTTATTATTTGTTCTCCTCTTGTAATACCACTTACTGTCATAACATTTAGCTTTTCTAAATGCGCTTCGGTATTGTTTTGCTTTTCTAAAAACTCGATTACTAAATTAGCATCTTCGTAATAGGCTGCTAAAGGTAGTTTTGTTCGTGTCTTTCCTTTTTTATGCATATCTCCTAATAAACCTGCAAAAGTGTGCTTACGTGAGGCTTTCTCTTTAAGCAACTCGTCGCAAAGGTCCAAGATGTAGAATTCATCGCTGTTTTCTCTTAGCTCTTTAGATCTGTCTTTTTTAGAGACCGTAACTATAGCTTCATTTTCTGTAAACTCAGCGCCTTCTCTTACTAAATACCAATACACAGCAGTTTCTATTCTTTGTGCATGAACAGATGGTATTGTATCTAGTTTGTTTTCTTTATCTAAAGCTCTTAGTACTTTTCTAAGTGGTAAGCCTTTTTTATTATCCTTTGTAAAAACACCTGCTTCAATTAAAGCTGGCATAATATCTTTTACAGGAATCCAATCCTTTTTTGTATTTGTATTAAAGTAATTTTCTACTACTTTATTTATTTGGGTTACTTTATCTTCTTTACTTTCCCTTTTCTCCATAATTGTTACTTTTATATTAATTGTATTGACTACAATTAAAAACGGCTGCAAGATAAGTCTATATTATTTTGATGTAATTATAGTTCGCGTTTAATTTATAAACTTAGTATTATATTTATGTTATAATAAAACGAGTAACCGATTTCTGGATGTACACTAAATCTTATATTAATTAGCGGCTTCCTTTTGAGAACCAATTCTAAAACAACGCTCCTCGCCTAGATATAATGGATTACCATGTTTCTCAGACCAAAAACCGTCTAGAATATCTTTAGTAATGCATTTGTACACCACAACACCTTTGTAAACAAGCCCATCGTCTCCTTTGTAATTAAAATTAATAACCAAAATGTTATCCTTAAAGA includes these proteins:
- a CDS encoding Ig-like domain-containing protein, which codes for MKNRTYTFLKKAAFFGLLFISILGCEREPSSDVEFATYPTNGDVFIDGFVGGLDYFPFTGSFLEAFSVEEDETYQGSASMRFDIPSFGVNYGGATFPSLGPRDLSGFDALTFWAKASQGADINEIGFGIDGNTDNKYQVTVQNLQISTVWTKYIIPIPDPSKLIEAGGMFWYAEGAENADDEGGYTFWIDELKYEKLGNIAQPRPAIFNSQDIVQTAFLGAPIPLTGLTQTFNLGSGVNQTVSAAPSYFTFTSSNTNVALVSELGIVTIVGEGSAVITASINGVPAEGSLTVNSAGSFDLAPTPTRDPNTVISIFSDHYTNVPVDFYNGFWEPFQTTTSADFIASGDNILGYSNFNFVGTQFANPTIDATNMNFLHVDIYIPDGLPSLFDFLISVVDFGPDGVDGGTDDTRQQIFISASDVQADTWVSLDLPITLADRDHLGLIIYENINFATLTDFYLDNVYFYE
- a CDS encoding glycoside hydrolase family 2 TIM barrel-domain containing protein; the protein is MRKNIFRIILILISASSVFAQADKVTVQKNSDGMKLVVNGEDFMINGMNWGYVPIGKNYSYSLWKQSDDVIKAALDKEMGLLKNMGVNAIRQYTGVQPKWIKYIYENYGIHTMLNHSFGRYGLTIDGVWVPVTDYRDQKTQAMLLNEVTELAEQYKNTPGLLMFLLGNENNYGLFWAGAETEDFPDEEEKRKAVGEKRGRPMYKLMNDAALKIKSIDGSHPVAICNGDLLFSDIVAEECKDVDIYGTNMYRGVSFGDAFEEVKNKLNKPILFTEFGADAFNAINNDEDQESQAYYMVGNWREIYENAAGLGKSGNSIGGFTFQFSDGWWKYGQTKNLEVHDNNASWANGGYSRDLAPGENNMNEEWFGICAKGQTNDRGLYDLYPRAAYYSLKEAHQINPYIDGVDQDFISNHFNNINLMDAVLRARGDKAALKGASSDKIKLSNLRAEFTTYNTGGSLLTTPDNQDPENPNASPSQLGFDHMQSYYIGVEANPAPNMRANVNVNILGNVATNPIDEIFYENRGQSRSVNTDDGNLNLSDLNRLQVYNAEFEWNGKEADVRGFYRTGHYHWGYEGDFFGLYPEANYGPNLDIYNGEISGIEIDAKKGLKGLKAAFGPQLWWGANPAFLLKYSKTFGKYDVTGVYHEDIDDVGEAVTSIAVPLPKTRRATLHVKRDFGNIGVELGGIWGGQPLNGREFQFAEGESGNYIIYTDKINNEDNWGAKAKLTYQKGRFNWYGQGSVMGLVANGGGDQTQTFTGWRLKDSGSGNQTNFLSGFTYSFGNFQIAPNFLWQKPIVAAMPNDVNGTGRLRNIQDDPFAVRANRETTAGELLLTYDPTPGTWMYEWDNDRAEDAKFAMNLGFVYRHHPTAQDAAIGFLANRTAFAFPNAAPAEDLWEINTRIVSKVSPDLGLIANFYTGNGQANGSDERLINRFGGDIRVIYKKIKIVHELKLNDWGPFDYHRDYNLTYPLQTMLDISTTLGKPGWFVLPDTKIGIRGTWRSLDEYSPRYTPNNTASEFSTSPILSPVGFGNGSEWEIRTYIHINIGK
- a CDS encoding LuxR C-terminal-related transcriptional regulator, encoding MYLKHYISLLLTSVLFFHQLEAQELPPINVFTPQQYNGESQNWAISQAQDKTIYVANNVGLLEYNGAKWTRYNSPNETILRSVKVVGNKIYTGCYMEFGFWLKNNFGILEYTSLSKNKQFSLIEDEQFWQIINLDNWLLFSSLNRIYIYNTIDESFRIIESESTITKLFKVDNAIYFQDLDIGIYKIVNGKKSIFIDHNSVRENSIINIFSYQGKLLVQTENKGVFEFYKGTLSPWDKEINKTLSNYSLYSSIKLKDGGFAFGTISNGVIILDKNGELVHEINQNLGLSNNTVLSVFEDVDSNIWLGLDNGINCINSKSPIKIFYDSKGQLGSVYASAIYNGNLYLGTNQGLFYRDVNNATQSFRFIEGTQGQVWCLQIIDKQLFCGHNSGTYLIVGNQAKNISNAKGTWSIKTIKGKPNLLLQGNYNGLNILEKENGVWSFKNKIEGFDISSRFFELVDSTTIFVNHEYKGVYKIDVDDAFTNVKTIDIKSVSKGLHSSLFKYNNGVYYVFREGFYKYNFNEDKFLIDSLISRSFKPENYTSGKLIHDLESNTLWGFTKTDIIHVKPGKLSNKPEIKEIALPTSFRNSVISYENIIHVNGSKYLFGTNSGYLIFDINRFENTKETIALKTIASSKSNGKSKSLSILESADLEPYENNIEFTYCLTQFNKFKVTEYQHQLLGIYNEWSDWTTEPKVLYKNLPSGDYTFNVRARVGENVSKNTSTYQFYINKTWYASNVAVIIYVLSAILLILLLHYFFNNYHKRQREKILSKAQRDLEHKELENKQQQMQFKNQQLHQDIESKSRELAIATMSLIKKNEFLNSIKTELNSKGSDANIKSVIKIIDKNINTTDDWKFFQEAFNNADKDFLKKLKTVHSTLTPNDLKLCAYLRLNLSSKEIAPLLNISPRSVEVKRYRLRKKMNLPHETSLANYIIEL